A stretch of the Sorangium aterium genome encodes the following:
- a CDS encoding DJ-1/PfpI family protein translates to MERPFTIVFILYPRLTQLDFTGPFEVLQRLPGARLVVASREGGSLSADSGLTFSGLARLSDITEADAICVPGGYGLTAALGDRELVAHVQRLGRAARYVTSVCTGSLLLAAAGLLDGKRAACHWAFRPLLAELGIQTEAARVVRDGNVITGGGVTAGIDFALTLVAEVAGADVARSIQLSIEYDPQPPFDAGSPETAPAEVLARVRDRVLLQVPERRAALLAARAWPA, encoded by the coding sequence ATGGAAAGGCCGTTCACGATCGTCTTCATCCTGTATCCCCGGCTCACGCAGCTCGACTTCACGGGCCCGTTCGAGGTGTTGCAGCGCCTGCCCGGCGCGCGCCTCGTGGTGGCCTCCCGCGAGGGCGGCTCGCTGTCCGCCGACAGCGGCCTCACCTTCAGCGGGCTCGCCCGCCTGTCCGACATCACCGAAGCGGACGCGATCTGCGTGCCCGGGGGCTACGGCCTGACGGCGGCCCTCGGTGATCGGGAGCTCGTCGCGCATGTCCAGCGCCTCGGTCGCGCCGCGCGTTACGTCACCTCGGTGTGCACGGGCTCGTTGCTGCTCGCCGCCGCGGGCCTGCTCGATGGCAAACGCGCCGCCTGCCACTGGGCGTTCCGGCCGCTGCTCGCCGAGCTCGGCATCCAGACCGAAGCGGCGCGGGTCGTGCGCGACGGCAATGTGATCACGGGCGGCGGCGTCACCGCTGGCATCGATTTCGCGCTCACCCTCGTGGCGGAGGTCGCCGGCGCGGACGTCGCTCGTTCCATCCAGCTCAGCATTGAATACGATCCGCAGCCGCCGTTCGACGCCGGCTCCCCCGAGACCGCGCCCGCCGAAGTGCTCGCCCGCGTCCGCGATCGCGTCCTGCTCCAGGTTCCCGAGCGCCGCGCCGCCCTGCTGGCCGCGCGCGCCTGGCCGGCGTGA
- a CDS encoding MBL fold metallo-hydrolase — protein sequence MQDETHVEDWGELFVTRKCCGAGTCRNYAPELLGEVAPASDLREGRRLSVLPGSYEDGAFTGVLRQPRSKEDLMAARTAAAACPFGAIKLKPGAARARRGDLGSPWRGFPRPIEDHVWVIGQPSIKNFGAVSYFIERDGGGVLIDPPKPSEEVFRWLAEHGGVRWLFLTHRDHTNHHAEFASRFPGCRRIIGAADVNLRETKYMPSTGDVEIKLGNELGPLSIEGQSLSREAAREAEIMILPQPGHTPGSLCLLYRGRFLFTGDHLSYSRFLGQLVAHRLQCWEDWERQVRSVRYLLAAAEAGWLRFAWVLPGHGEWARLPGEGRAAETATELRRVITSMEQKPKGYTPLSRWILYVQSRMAPEKTLGRALRAIGGGSDAWVLPRGARSSLTDFDPDKTQVALRRLYLLGAAALLAAAGTAWLTARRDMSALSGRS from the coding sequence ATGCAAGACGAAACGCATGTCGAGGATTGGGGAGAGCTCTTCGTCACGCGCAAGTGCTGCGGCGCCGGCACGTGCCGGAACTACGCGCCGGAGCTCCTGGGCGAGGTGGCGCCGGCCAGCGACCTCCGGGAAGGCCGCCGCCTCTCGGTGCTGCCGGGCTCCTACGAGGACGGCGCCTTCACGGGTGTGCTGCGGCAGCCGCGGAGCAAGGAAGATCTGATGGCGGCGCGGACGGCGGCCGCGGCGTGCCCGTTCGGCGCCATCAAGCTCAAGCCGGGCGCGGCGCGGGCTCGTCGGGGCGATCTCGGGTCACCTTGGCGCGGTTTTCCACGGCCCATCGAGGATCATGTCTGGGTCATCGGACAGCCATCCATCAAGAACTTCGGCGCCGTGTCCTATTTCATCGAGCGCGACGGAGGCGGGGTGCTGATCGATCCCCCGAAGCCGAGCGAGGAGGTCTTCCGATGGCTCGCGGAGCACGGCGGCGTGCGATGGCTCTTTCTGACGCACCGGGACCACACGAACCACCACGCCGAGTTCGCCAGCCGCTTCCCGGGTTGCCGCCGCATCATCGGCGCCGCAGACGTGAACCTCCGTGAGACCAAGTACATGCCCTCGACCGGCGACGTGGAGATCAAGCTCGGGAACGAGCTCGGCCCGCTCTCGATCGAGGGGCAGTCGCTCTCGAGAGAGGCGGCCAGAGAGGCCGAGATCATGATATTGCCGCAGCCCGGGCACACGCCGGGCTCGCTGTGCCTCCTCTATCGAGGGCGCTTCCTGTTCACCGGGGATCACCTGAGCTACTCGCGCTTCCTGGGTCAGCTCGTGGCGCATCGATTGCAATGCTGGGAGGATTGGGAGCGCCAGGTCCGCTCGGTGCGGTATCTGCTCGCGGCGGCCGAGGCCGGCTGGCTGAGGTTCGCGTGGGTGTTGCCGGGTCACGGGGAATGGGCCCGCCTGCCGGGCGAGGGGAGAGCGGCCGAGACGGCCACCGAGCTCCGCCGCGTCATCACGTCGATGGAGCAGAAGCCAAAGGGGTATACGCCGCTGAGCCGCTGGATCCTGTACGTTCAGAGCCGGATGGCGCCCGAGAAGACGCTCGGCCGCGCGCTACGCGCGATCGGCGGCGGGAGCGACGCCTGGGTCTTGCCGCGCGGCGCGCGGAGCTCGCTCACCGATTTCGATCCCGACAAGACGCAGGTCGCCCTGCGCCGGCTCTATCTCCTCGGCGCCGCCGCGCTCCTGGCCGCCGCCGGGACCGCATGGCTCACCGCGCGCCGGGACATGAGCGCCCTTTCTGGTCGCTCCTAG
- a CDS encoding sigma-70 family RNA polymerase sigma factor → MDENSWLAERFEAHRAHLQAVAYRMLGSLSEAEDAVQESWLHLSRADTSGVENLGGWLTTVVARVCLDMLRSRKARREDPMAAPDPAVDREAGTDPEREAVLADSVGLALLVVLDTLTPAERLAFVLHDLFAVPFEEIASIVGRSPAAARQLASRARRRVQGAPPSPDADVGRQREVVDAFIAAMRGGDFDALVAILDPDVVIHADAAAEPPAGGEVRGARAWAKQAIPAARGARFARPALVDGTVGIVLAPQGRLFRVLRFTLAQGKIARIDVVGDREQLRDLDVLVLDGGPHPEI, encoded by the coding sequence ATGGATGAAAATAGTTGGCTGGCGGAGCGGTTCGAGGCCCACCGGGCCCACCTGCAGGCCGTGGCGTACCGGATGCTCGGCTCCCTGAGCGAGGCGGAGGACGCCGTACAGGAGTCCTGGCTCCACCTGAGCCGCGCCGACACGAGCGGCGTCGAGAACCTGGGCGGGTGGCTGACGACGGTCGTGGCGCGGGTGTGCCTCGACATGCTGCGCTCGCGCAAGGCGCGGCGCGAGGACCCGATGGCCGCGCCCGACCCCGCCGTGGACCGCGAGGCCGGGACCGATCCCGAGCGCGAGGCGGTGCTGGCCGACTCCGTCGGCCTCGCGCTGCTCGTGGTGCTCGACACGCTGACCCCCGCCGAGCGGCTCGCGTTCGTGCTCCACGACCTGTTCGCGGTCCCCTTCGAGGAGATCGCCTCCATCGTGGGCCGCTCCCCGGCCGCGGCGAGGCAGCTCGCGAGCCGCGCCCGCCGCCGCGTGCAGGGCGCGCCCCCGTCTCCGGACGCCGACGTCGGCCGCCAGCGCGAGGTCGTCGACGCCTTCATCGCGGCCATGCGCGGCGGCGACTTCGACGCGCTCGTGGCGATCCTCGATCCGGACGTCGTGATCCACGCCGACGCCGCGGCCGAGCCCCCGGCCGGGGGCGAGGTCCGCGGCGCGCGCGCCTGGGCCAAGCAGGCGATCCCGGCCGCGCGCGGCGCCAGGTTCGCCCGCCCCGCCCTCGTGGACGGGACGGTGGGCATCGTCTTGGCCCCGCAGGGGCGGCTCTTCCGGGTGCTCCGCTTCACGCTGGCGCAGGGGAAGATCGCCCGGATCGACGTCGTGGGCGACCGCGAGCAGCTCCGCGATCTCGACGTGTTGGTCCTCGACGGCGGACCGCACCCGGAGATCTAG
- a CDS encoding carboxymuconolactone decarboxylase family protein, with protein sequence MKARMKNPAMVIPDVMQPIYALIGAVKKSGVPARTLELVHLRVSQINGCGFCVDIGAREMKKTGETDERMFAVAAWREAPYFTDAERAALALAEAATRLSDRADPVPDAVWEEAARHYDEPALAALTLHIGLVNLFNRFNVTTRQIAGSMKLDARADNR encoded by the coding sequence CTGAAAGCACGGATGAAGAACCCCGCGATGGTCATCCCCGACGTCATGCAGCCGATCTACGCCCTGATCGGCGCGGTGAAGAAGAGCGGCGTGCCGGCGCGGACGCTCGAGCTCGTCCACCTGCGGGTGAGCCAGATCAACGGGTGCGGCTTCTGCGTCGACATAGGCGCGCGCGAGATGAAGAAGACGGGCGAGACCGACGAGCGCATGTTCGCCGTGGCGGCGTGGCGCGAGGCGCCCTATTTCACCGACGCGGAGCGCGCCGCGCTGGCGCTCGCCGAGGCCGCGACGAGGCTCAGCGACCGCGCGGATCCGGTGCCCGACGCCGTCTGGGAGGAGGCCGCGCGGCATTACGACGAGCCGGCGCTCGCGGCGCTGACCCTGCACATCGGGCTGGTCAACCTCTTCAATCGGTTCAACGTGACAACGAGGCAGATCGCCGGCTCGATGAAGTTGGACGCGCGCGCGGACAACCGCTGA
- a CDS encoding cupin domain-containing protein — translation MPLKRPALNPSDLEPRTGSTYPESLRARVTPREKRALGDALGLTTIGVNLTTLFPGKESALRHYHSHEDELVFVLEGEVVLRTDDGEQVLTAGQCAGFPAGARNGHHFVNRSAAPARYLEISNRDPEDRAEYPDEDLAVRKVGGKYVYTHKDGTPY, via the coding sequence ATGCCCCTCAAACGCCCTGCCCTGAACCCCAGCGATCTCGAGCCCCGCACCGGCTCGACGTACCCCGAGTCGCTTCGCGCGCGCGTCACGCCGCGCGAGAAGCGCGCGCTCGGCGACGCGCTCGGCCTGACGACGATCGGCGTCAACCTCACCACGCTCTTCCCGGGCAAGGAGTCGGCGCTGCGGCACTACCACTCTCACGAGGACGAGCTCGTATTCGTGCTGGAGGGCGAGGTGGTGCTGCGCACGGACGACGGCGAGCAGGTGCTCACGGCGGGTCAGTGCGCGGGTTTTCCGGCCGGCGCGCGCAACGGGCATCACTTCGTCAACCGCAGCGCCGCGCCAGCGCGTTACCTCGAGATCAGCAACCGCGATCCCGAAGACAGGGCCGAGTATCCCGACGAGGATCTCGCCGTCCGCAAGGTGGGCGGCAAGTACGTCTACACGCACAAGGACGGAACACCTTACTGA
- a CDS encoding AAA family ATPase — MELRDYTLEKVIYDGNETRVWRAVHVPSGARVAIKIPVAEVASPRVMGRLIHEHQVLVQLAQVPGVARARALEQRGGAAALVLEDPGLGSLDRLLAKQGRVPVGAALRFGRLLSRVLEGVHAAGVMHKDIKPQNVLVDEACERVTLLDFGIASLLSQEATEASIPEALEGTLVYISPEQTGRTARALDTRTDLYSLGVTLFEVMSGRLPFTERDPLSLVHAHLAKDPPPLDAVAPEVPRTVAAIVAKLLAKDPERRYQTARGAAEDLEEALRRWDERGTVEPFGLGRKDFSRKLRLPQVLVGRERDVERVGESFARAAQGMTELLLVGGPSGIGKTALVRTVYRDIAQAGRGLLIAGKHDQLARSTPYAALAQAFGALMRQWLSSSEAVLEAWQERIRREVGDNARLIADVVPELDLVMGKLPPVPPVEGEQVLNRQKLTWLNFVRAVTAPNPPLVMFLDDMQWADSATLIILQTLLTDVERKSLLVIAAYRDNEAPPEHPLWKLVEAVEKSEAKVSRMTVGPLSGEQVQKWCSRTLESEPARVEPLARVLSRKTRGNPFFLEQLLLSLHRQKQVVRDPESGAWRWDQSSLERAGVTDNVVALLTDKVREMPEPTQQLLGLAACAGHTFHLQDLERLSGWERAPVTGALWPALDAELVVPVDGAYRPAQALGVIGAAAMDAAYRFLHDRVQQASYERISPEQRVLAHLEIGRRLQARHLAEGGTVQQFLELVRHLNLGSARLESVEERKELARLNLEAARCAKAASSYRLMANLLDSAQALLGGRAWERERALSAEIGLERLEAAYLLREFDDVEARALALLDRPLPEVAWLSAQEIRTRCCVATGQYARGIGLGMAALAKQGITFPDTDEACQVALLQESTELDQWLDRDPDGFDRMQVDPSLEHRLIDALMTQAQLCAIYGGRPMLYTLVIARIVSEAIRRDALTPAATLMICSFANAWSVATGMYRRTMRWLTPGVRAAERVGSAMLPECLALKGIYLGHSRPIDEASPVYEQAIAAGLKIGSFQGTSWGLLCDLLYYRLWRGLPLGQVDAQHKARWELVQRAGDAVGRHHFELVASFCEVLMSPDGAERLLEEEPLPRGSRSLLADGDRYTGGFARTLEGYLFCAVGKWERALSRMREAEQFQADLLGIPMVTDIALFLALAAAKRWPVAVTDEERARLRQHIEHSLARLRYFTEGCEANFLHKLRLAEAEYARVLSKPDEAAARYDEAIELAREHRFLHIEALAAQLSAEFRLEAGKTHVGAMYLREARDAYARWGADAVVAHLNARYPALLKASLHESASERTTVMATTTTTGRSTGAHFDVKTAVRAAQALSGELDPGRVVGRLMELTLENAGAQRGALVLSEGDALSVVARLWVEGTRIEAGLSEPLGQSHDVPVAVVQYAARTGEPVVTGDARSDARFAGDPYLALHAVLSLLALPLTHRGHVVGVLYLEHRDVPSAFPPARVELLSVLASQAAIAVENAVLYRDQEVKIQERTAQLRIAKEAADRANRAKSDFLSSMSHELRTPLNGILGYAQFLMRAPELSPKSREGVQIVKKSGEHLLALLNDLLDLAKIEAGKMELVPRRFDFPSFVHNVVDLCSVRAEQRGTAFTHEVRGPALAAVYADEKRLTQVLLNLLGNAIKFTERGAVTLLVDALGEGGDGQRDVRFRIEDTGTGIAPEHLARIFEPFEQVGDQRVKSEGTGLGLAISKRIIEHMGGTIDVESELGKGSAFTVTLTLAEALSSAAADEALAWATITGYRGERRKILVVDDNPGNRALFCDLLVPIGFDLVEADGGESALRLALEHRPALILMDLAMPGLDGYETTRRLRQMPELDGVVILASSANVNAAEQPKGAHAGWDDFLPKPVHANLLFEKIARFLRVEWTHEPVNATVPAAVKGDSALVPPSAEQLSLLSQLVASGRIRKVLAEAERMQQSEPRLGPWLEQLQTLARTYQMRKLQEFVEEHAAVGAAVADGQLS; from the coding sequence ATGGAGCTGCGGGATTACACGCTGGAAAAGGTAATCTACGACGGCAACGAGACACGGGTATGGCGCGCGGTCCATGTCCCCTCGGGGGCGCGCGTGGCAATCAAGATCCCCGTGGCCGAGGTGGCCAGTCCGCGTGTGATGGGGCGGCTGATCCACGAGCACCAGGTGCTCGTGCAGCTCGCACAGGTGCCCGGGGTGGCGCGCGCACGGGCGCTGGAGCAGCGGGGCGGCGCGGCGGCGCTGGTGCTGGAGGATCCTGGCCTCGGCTCGCTCGATCGCCTGCTCGCCAAGCAGGGGCGCGTGCCGGTCGGGGCCGCGCTGCGGTTCGGCCGGCTCCTGTCACGGGTGCTCGAGGGGGTGCACGCCGCTGGCGTGATGCACAAGGACATCAAGCCGCAAAACGTGCTGGTGGACGAGGCCTGCGAGAGGGTCACGCTGCTCGACTTCGGCATCGCCTCGCTGTTGTCCCAGGAGGCCACCGAGGCGAGCATCCCCGAGGCGCTGGAGGGGACGCTTGTCTATATTTCCCCGGAGCAGACGGGGCGCACAGCGCGCGCGCTCGATACGCGCACGGACCTGTACTCGCTGGGGGTGACGCTCTTCGAGGTGATGTCGGGGCGGCTGCCGTTCACGGAGCGCGATCCGCTCTCGCTGGTGCACGCGCACCTGGCCAAGGACCCGCCTCCGCTCGACGCCGTCGCCCCGGAGGTGCCAAGGACCGTGGCAGCCATCGTCGCGAAGCTCCTGGCCAAGGATCCCGAGCGGCGCTACCAGACGGCCCGCGGCGCGGCAGAGGATCTGGAGGAGGCCCTCCGTCGATGGGACGAGCGGGGCACGGTGGAGCCGTTCGGCCTGGGAAGAAAAGACTTCTCGCGCAAGCTCCGGTTGCCACAGGTGCTCGTGGGACGGGAGCGCGATGTCGAGCGGGTGGGCGAGTCCTTTGCGCGCGCCGCGCAGGGCATGACGGAGCTCCTGCTCGTCGGCGGCCCCTCGGGCATCGGCAAGACGGCGCTGGTCCGGACGGTCTACAGGGATATCGCGCAGGCGGGGCGCGGGCTCCTGATCGCGGGCAAGCACGATCAGCTCGCGCGGTCGACGCCTTACGCGGCGCTGGCGCAAGCGTTCGGGGCGCTGATGCGCCAATGGCTCTCCAGCTCGGAAGCGGTGCTCGAGGCCTGGCAGGAGCGGATCCGGCGCGAGGTCGGGGACAACGCGCGGCTCATCGCGGACGTGGTGCCGGAGCTCGACCTGGTCATGGGCAAGCTGCCGCCCGTGCCGCCGGTCGAGGGCGAGCAGGTGCTCAACCGGCAGAAGCTGACGTGGCTGAATTTCGTGCGAGCCGTCACGGCGCCGAACCCGCCGCTCGTGATGTTCCTGGACGACATGCAGTGGGCCGACAGCGCCACGCTGATCATCCTGCAGACGCTGCTCACGGACGTGGAGCGCAAATCGCTGCTGGTGATCGCGGCGTACCGCGACAACGAGGCGCCGCCCGAGCACCCGCTGTGGAAGCTCGTCGAGGCGGTGGAGAAGAGCGAGGCCAAGGTGTCGCGGATGACGGTGGGCCCGCTGTCGGGAGAGCAGGTGCAAAAGTGGTGCTCGCGGACGCTGGAGAGCGAGCCCGCGCGGGTGGAGCCGCTGGCGCGCGTGCTCTCGCGCAAGACCCGCGGAAACCCCTTTTTCCTGGAGCAGCTGCTGCTCTCGCTGCACCGGCAGAAGCAGGTGGTGAGGGATCCGGAGAGCGGGGCGTGGCGGTGGGATCAATCGTCGCTCGAGAGGGCGGGCGTCACCGATAACGTGGTCGCGCTCCTGACAGACAAGGTGCGTGAGATGCCCGAGCCGACGCAGCAGCTCCTGGGGCTCGCGGCCTGCGCAGGCCACACGTTCCACCTGCAGGATCTGGAGCGGCTCAGCGGGTGGGAGCGCGCCCCGGTCACGGGGGCGTTATGGCCGGCGCTGGATGCGGAGCTGGTGGTGCCGGTCGACGGGGCTTACCGCCCCGCGCAGGCGCTCGGCGTCATTGGCGCGGCGGCGATGGACGCGGCGTACCGGTTCCTGCACGACCGCGTTCAGCAGGCGAGCTACGAGCGGATCTCGCCGGAGCAGCGGGTGCTCGCGCACCTGGAGATCGGCCGGCGGCTCCAGGCGCGTCATCTCGCCGAAGGGGGCACGGTCCAGCAATTCCTGGAGCTCGTGCGGCACCTGAACCTGGGCTCGGCGCGGCTCGAGTCCGTGGAGGAGCGCAAGGAGCTCGCGCGGCTGAACCTGGAGGCCGCTCGCTGCGCGAAGGCGGCGAGCTCCTACCGATTGATGGCCAACTTGCTGGACAGCGCGCAGGCGCTCCTCGGCGGACGCGCCTGGGAGCGGGAGCGCGCGCTGTCGGCGGAGATCGGGCTGGAGCGCCTGGAGGCCGCCTATCTGCTGCGGGAGTTCGACGACGTCGAGGCGCGGGCGCTCGCCTTGCTGGACAGGCCTCTGCCGGAGGTCGCCTGGCTGTCGGCGCAGGAGATCCGCACGCGCTGCTGTGTCGCCACGGGCCAGTACGCGCGCGGAATCGGGCTCGGGATGGCCGCCCTCGCGAAGCAGGGCATCACGTTCCCCGACACGGATGAGGCGTGTCAGGTCGCGCTCCTGCAAGAGTCCACCGAGCTGGATCAATGGCTGGACCGTGACCCGGACGGGTTCGATCGAATGCAGGTCGATCCGTCGCTGGAGCACCGGCTCATCGATGCCCTGATGACGCAGGCGCAGCTCTGCGCGATCTACGGCGGCCGGCCGATGCTGTATACGCTCGTCATCGCCCGCATCGTGTCCGAGGCGATACGGCGGGACGCGCTCACGCCTGCTGCCACCCTCATGATCTGCAGCTTCGCCAACGCGTGGTCGGTGGCGACGGGCATGTATCGCCGTACCATGCGCTGGCTCACGCCCGGGGTGCGCGCCGCAGAGCGCGTCGGCTCCGCGATGCTCCCCGAGTGCCTCGCGCTCAAGGGGATCTACCTGGGCCACTCGAGGCCCATCGATGAAGCGTCCCCCGTTTACGAGCAAGCCATCGCTGCCGGCCTGAAGATCGGGTCGTTTCAAGGCACGAGCTGGGGGCTCCTGTGCGACTTGCTCTACTACCGGCTGTGGCGCGGCCTGCCGCTCGGCCAGGTCGACGCGCAGCACAAGGCGCGCTGGGAGCTGGTGCAGCGCGCAGGGGACGCCGTCGGGCGACACCACTTCGAGCTGGTCGCGTCCTTCTGCGAGGTCTTGATGTCTCCTGACGGCGCCGAGCGCCTCCTGGAGGAGGAGCCATTGCCACGAGGTTCGCGCTCCCTCCTGGCCGACGGGGACAGGTACACCGGAGGGTTCGCTCGTACGCTGGAAGGATATCTGTTCTGCGCTGTTGGCAAGTGGGAGCGGGCGCTGTCGAGGATGCGGGAGGCGGAGCAATTCCAGGCAGACCTCCTCGGGATCCCGATGGTGACGGACATCGCGCTCTTCCTCGCGCTCGCAGCAGCGAAGCGCTGGCCCGTCGCCGTCACGGACGAGGAGCGGGCGCGGCTGCGGCAGCACATCGAGCACAGCCTCGCGCGATTGCGCTACTTCACCGAAGGCTGCGAGGCCAATTTCCTCCACAAGCTGCGCCTCGCCGAGGCCGAATACGCCCGCGTCCTCAGCAAGCCCGATGAGGCGGCGGCCAGGTACGACGAGGCCATCGAGCTGGCCCGCGAGCACCGCTTCCTGCACATCGAGGCCCTGGCAGCCCAGCTCTCCGCCGAGTTTCGGCTGGAGGCGGGCAAGACCCACGTCGGGGCGATGTACCTGCGCGAGGCGCGCGACGCCTACGCGCGCTGGGGTGCTGACGCGGTTGTCGCCCATCTGAACGCGAGGTATCCCGCCTTGCTGAAGGCGTCCCTGCACGAGTCGGCCTCGGAGCGTACGACCGTGATGGCGACCACCACGACCACGGGCAGGTCGACAGGCGCGCATTTCGACGTGAAGACCGCGGTGCGCGCGGCGCAGGCCCTCTCGGGCGAGCTCGACCCGGGGCGCGTGGTGGGCCGGCTGATGGAGCTCACGCTGGAGAACGCGGGGGCGCAGCGCGGCGCCCTGGTGCTCAGCGAAGGGGACGCGCTCTCGGTCGTCGCTCGGCTCTGGGTGGAGGGGACCCGCATCGAGGCAGGGCTGTCGGAGCCCCTCGGGCAGAGCCACGACGTGCCCGTCGCGGTGGTGCAATACGCGGCCCGCACGGGCGAGCCGGTGGTGACAGGCGACGCGAGGTCCGACGCGCGCTTCGCCGGCGACCCGTACCTGGCGTTGCACGCGGTGCTCTCGCTGCTGGCGCTGCCCTTGACGCATCGGGGCCACGTGGTGGGCGTGCTGTACCTGGAGCACCGCGACGTGCCGTCGGCGTTCCCTCCCGCGCGCGTGGAGCTCCTGTCGGTGCTCGCCTCGCAGGCGGCGATCGCCGTCGAGAACGCGGTGCTGTACCGGGACCAGGAGGTCAAGATCCAGGAGCGGACGGCGCAGCTGCGGATCGCCAAGGAGGCGGCCGACCGCGCCAATCGAGCGAAGAGCGATTTCCTCTCGAGCATGAGCCATGAGCTGCGCACGCCCCTCAATGGCATCCTGGGTTACGCTCAGTTCCTCATGCGAGCGCCCGAGCTCTCGCCGAAGAGCCGCGAAGGGGTGCAGATCGTGAAGAAATCGGGCGAGCACCTCCTGGCGTTGCTCAACGACCTCCTGGATCTCGCGAAGATCGAGGCCGGCAAGATGGAGCTCGTCCCCCGGAGGTTTGACTTCCCCTCCTTCGTGCACAACGTGGTGGACCTCTGCAGCGTGCGCGCCGAACAGAGGGGCACCGCGTTCACCCACGAGGTGCGGGGCCCGGCGCTCGCCGCCGTGTACGCCGACGAGAAGCGCTTGACGCAGGTGCTCCTGAACCTGCTCGGCAACGCCATCAAATTCACGGAGCGCGGCGCGGTCACCCTGCTCGTCGACGCCCTGGGCGAGGGCGGAGATGGGCAGCGCGACGTGCGCTTCCGGATCGAGGACACGGGCACGGGCATCGCCCCGGAGCACCTCGCGCGCATCTTCGAGCCCTTCGAGCAGGTGGGAGACCAGAGGGTGAAGAGCGAGGGCACCGGGCTCGGCCTCGCCATCAGCAAGAGGATCATCGAGCATATGGGCGGGACCATTGATGTCGAGAGCGAGCTCGGCAAAGGCAGCGCGTTCACCGTGACGCTCACGCTCGCCGAGGCGCTCTCTTCCGCGGCCGCCGACGAGGCCCTGGCGTGGGCCACGATCACCGGTTATCGCGGCGAGCGCCGCAAGATCCTCGTCGTGGACGACAACCCCGGCAACCGCGCTCTGTTCTGCGATCTGCTGGTGCCCATAGGCTTCGACCTCGTCGAGGCCGACGGCGGCGAATCCGCGCTGCGGCTGGCCCTGGAGCACAGGCCGGCGCTGATCCTGATGGACCTGGCCATGCCAGGCCTGGACGGCTATGAGACCACGCGCCGCCTGCGGCAGATGCCCGAGCTCGACGGGGTGGTGATCCTGGCCTCGTCGGCGAACGTCAACGCCGCCGAACAGCCGAAGGGGGCCCACGCCGGCTGGGACGACTTCTTGCCGAAGCCGGTGCATGCCAACCTGCTCTTCGAGAAGATCGCGCGTTTCCTGCGCGTGGAATGGACGCACGAACCGGTGAACGCCACGGTCCCCGCGGCGGTGAAGGGGGATAGCGCGCTGGTGCCGCCCTCGGCCGAACAGCTATCGCTGCTATCGCAACTGGTGGCGTCGGGCCGTATCCGGAAGGTGCTGGCGGAGGCGGAGCGGATGCAGCAAAGCGAGCCGCGGCTCGGCCCCTGGCTCGAGCAGCTCCAGACGCTGGCGCGGACGTACCAAATGCGGAAGCTGCAGGAGTTCGTCGAGGAGCATGCCGCGGTCGGCGCGGCGGTGGCCGACGGTCAACTGTCATGA
- a CDS encoding LysR family transcriptional regulator encodes MFDFDAMATFVEVAQLGSFSAAAKALRLPRSTVSERVARLEASLGVRLLERTTRVVRPTSAGAAYHERCARILSEMEEANAAVKDLESSPRGVLRVATPLLFGQSFLASVAAAFTQRHPAVEIEIVASDRPVNPIEDGFDVAIMLFASDDDSSLIAQRLTGGDLWLCATPSYLEARGRPKSPADLDEHTCVVYGESRVTRWTFERGREVRRADVRGTLSMNSFAMLHEAVRTGVGIAPVPSILCAEDVRRGRLVRVLADWSINRKDLRVVYPSKRHLSPRVRLFVDMLVAEFRRRAAATAEPPAGNERSARARRTTKKRGVRRE; translated from the coding sequence ATGTTCGACTTCGACGCGATGGCGACGTTCGTGGAGGTGGCGCAGCTCGGGAGCTTCAGCGCAGCGGCGAAAGCGCTGCGGCTGCCGCGATCGACGGTCAGCGAGCGTGTGGCCCGCCTCGAAGCGTCGCTCGGCGTGCGGCTCCTCGAGCGCACGACGCGCGTGGTGCGGCCGACGAGCGCCGGCGCCGCTTATCACGAGCGCTGCGCGCGCATCCTGTCCGAGATGGAAGAGGCCAACGCCGCGGTGAAGGACCTCGAGTCCTCCCCACGCGGCGTGTTGCGGGTGGCGACGCCGCTCCTGTTCGGCCAATCGTTCCTCGCCAGCGTGGCAGCGGCGTTCACGCAACGCCATCCGGCCGTGGAGATCGAGATCGTCGCCTCGGACCGTCCCGTGAACCCGATCGAAGACGGCTTCGACGTGGCCATCATGCTCTTCGCTTCCGACGACGACTCGAGCCTCATCGCGCAGCGGCTGACGGGAGGTGATCTGTGGCTGTGCGCGACCCCATCGTATCTCGAGGCGCGCGGCAGGCCGAAGTCGCCTGCCGATCTCGACGAACACACGTGCGTCGTCTACGGCGAATCGCGCGTGACGCGCTGGACGTTCGAGCGCGGGCGCGAGGTGCGCCGCGCCGACGTCCGCGGAACGCTCTCGATGAACTCGTTTGCCATGCTGCACGAGGCCGTTCGCACCGGTGTCGGGATCGCGCCCGTACCCAGCATTCTCTGCGCCGAGGACGTGCGCAGGGGGCGCCTCGTCCGCGTGCTCGCCGACTGGTCGATCAACCGCAAGGATCTTCGCGTCGTCTACCCCAGCAAGCGCCACCTCTCGCCGCGCGTCCGCCTTTTCGTCGACATGCTCGTCGCCGAGTTCCGCAGGCGCGCGGCGGCGACCGCCGAGCCTCCCGCCGGCAACGAGCGAAGCGCACGCGCAAGGCGAACGACGAAAAAAAGAGGAGTGCGGCGAGAGTAG